The following proteins are co-located in the Leptospira limi genome:
- a CDS encoding TIGR04454 family lipoprotein, translating into MKKSLILALALGLFLANCKSKVYTQEECESALTSTFTQIEEEAKKNPAAAPVLAGLQQGKQKMIDQCMEGKFDPNCLKNAPGIAGIMGCVKK; encoded by the coding sequence ATGAAAAAATCTCTTATCCTTGCGCTCGCTCTCGGGCTATTTTTGGCGAATTGTAAATCCAAAGTCTATACCCAAGAAGAGTGTGAATCTGCGCTTACAAGTACTTTCACTCAAATTGAGGAAGAAGCTAAAAAGAACCCAGCAGCAGCTCCCGTTCTTGCAGGTTTACAACAAGGCAAACAAAAAATGATCGACCAGTGTATGGAAGGAAAATTTGATCCAAACTGCTTAAAAAATGCTCCAGGAATCGCTGGCATTATGGGCTGTGTAAAAAAATAA
- a CDS encoding methyl-accepting chemotaxis protein, translating into MSIKKKIILISLAVISIIIAGIMIVLSMVVRSTLQHNLEEDTKYISSKVTSDISNTLKSPLKKTFAFRKSYENGNIISRADAINYLKSLNKENDIAFAAYCGFEPNAFDGKDSIYKNTKEHDGTGRFIPYIFRDGDKLFSEPLKNVDDPIQGEFYQKPKTTLQTSITSPYIYKVGKNDIFIVSIMEPILRNGKFIGIAGIDISLTTIKSYLDSLKFSDGEGKITLISDNHLVLYDGFTHLSEGLDFRSAADPYFYDRIKNKDTNIYEFNDYFHVAVPITIIEKNDPWFARISVPKSQIQSTLNSIIFVTIGLGILGVTLSILSIYFSFQKLVDRRIQSINTSTKNVASGDLRHLIQIDQMDELGSIMVTLNQMIEHLRKLIRIAQKSSGKISETTEKIQTTITELTDLAQNQAASSEEASATVEELNASSETIHSNVLSAVENTETIHQSLGDIQNLMKRILEKVNTFGEISVRANQNAEEGRSMAKETSLAIREIQEKSKTITAFSNVISDIAKRTGLLALNAAIEAARAGESGKGFAVVAEEITKLASQSAESVSQINTLSQEALDSIERGNQQVERLVEVLKKITDEVSLIFISSNEIGPLIEDQSSRTESIYTEVVEITEQVKSIQLSTEEQQRATNELANMTINISNGSQVLSDQSSSMAENAERLGQVINTLDELLKTFRIEKEV; encoded by the coding sequence ATGTCGATCAAAAAGAAAATTATCCTGATTTCGCTGGCTGTCATCTCCATCATCATTGCAGGGATTATGATTGTCCTTTCGATGGTTGTTCGATCAACTCTACAACATAATTTAGAAGAAGATACAAAATACATTTCTTCCAAAGTCACAAGTGATATCTCAAACACTCTCAAGTCTCCATTGAAAAAAACATTCGCCTTTCGTAAGTCTTATGAAAATGGGAATATCATCTCTAGGGCAGATGCAATCAATTATCTTAAATCATTAAACAAAGAAAACGATATCGCTTTTGCGGCGTATTGTGGTTTTGAACCCAATGCATTTGATGGGAAAGATTCTATTTATAAAAACACAAAAGAACATGATGGAACAGGTAGATTCATTCCGTATATCTTTCGAGATGGAGATAAACTATTCTCAGAACCATTAAAGAATGTGGATGATCCCATTCAGGGAGAATTTTACCAAAAACCAAAAACTACCTTACAAACCAGTATCACATCACCTTATATCTATAAGGTTGGCAAAAACGACATATTCATTGTGTCCATTATGGAGCCCATTTTACGAAATGGGAAATTCATAGGGATAGCAGGAATTGATATAAGCCTAACAACAATTAAATCATATTTAGATTCACTGAAATTTTCAGATGGTGAAGGTAAAATCACACTGATCTCAGACAATCATTTGGTTTTATATGATGGATTTACCCACCTTTCAGAAGGATTGGATTTTCGATCGGCAGCTGATCCCTATTTTTATGATCGAATTAAAAACAAAGACACAAACATTTACGAATTTAATGATTACTTCCATGTGGCAGTTCCCATAACCATTATCGAAAAAAACGATCCATGGTTTGCCCGAATCTCTGTACCAAAATCTCAAATCCAGTCCACACTCAATTCCATTATCTTTGTGACCATTGGACTTGGAATCTTAGGAGTAACACTTTCCATTTTATCAATTTACTTTAGTTTCCAAAAGTTGGTTGATCGTCGTATCCAATCCATCAATACATCTACCAAAAATGTAGCTTCAGGTGACTTAAGGCACCTCATCCAAATCGATCAGATGGATGAATTGGGCAGCATCATGGTTACTTTAAACCAAATGATCGAACACTTGCGCAAACTGATTCGGATTGCCCAAAAATCATCTGGGAAAATTAGCGAAACAACTGAAAAAATTCAAACTACAATTACGGAACTGACTGATTTAGCTCAAAACCAAGCAGCCTCTTCCGAAGAAGCAAGTGCCACCGTTGAAGAATTAAATGCATCTTCGGAAACAATTCACAGCAATGTATTAAGTGCAGTTGAAAACACAGAAACCATACACCAATCGTTAGGTGACATTCAAAACCTAATGAAAAGAATATTAGAAAAAGTGAATACGTTTGGAGAGATTTCCGTTCGAGCCAATCAAAATGCAGAAGAAGGTCGTTCCATGGCAAAGGAAACATCTCTTGCAATCAGAGAAATCCAAGAAAAATCCAAAACCATCACTGCCTTTTCCAATGTAATCTCCGATATTGCAAAACGCACTGGTTTACTTGCATTAAATGCTGCCATCGAAGCTGCAAGAGCAGGTGAATCAGGGAAAGGATTTGCTGTGGTTGCAGAAGAAATCACAAAATTAGCAAGTCAATCTGCAGAATCAGTATCACAAATCAATACTCTCTCCCAAGAAGCATTGGACTCCATTGAACGTGGGAACCAACAAGTAGAACGATTAGTGGAAGTATTAAAAAAAATCACGGATGAGGTTTCACTCATCTTCATCTCTTCCAATGAAATTGGTCCCCTCATCGAAGACCAAAGTTCTCGCACGGAAAGTATTTACACAGAAGTGGTTGAAATCACAGAACAAGTTAAGTCCATCCAACTTTCAACAGAAGAACAACAAAGGGCCACAAACGAATTGGCCAATATGACAATCAATATTTCAAATGGTTCTCAAGTATTATCAGACCAATCTTCTTCTATGGCAGAAAATGCAGAAAGACTGGGACAGGTGATAAATACTTTGGATGAGTTATTAAAAACCTTTCGGATTGAAAAAGAAGTGTAA
- a CDS encoding VOC family protein, translated as MIHHIAIGTTHPSHLAAFYLKIPGSCLIKEHFYESGSIRSVWIQFGSILLMLEDGKRESPKNLVFALETSKEAEWKKFLESTTIVSRTDFTLYFQDPDGNGLGVSTYPEKLPLL; from the coding sequence ATGATCCATCACATAGCCATAGGAACGACACATCCAAGCCATTTGGCGGCCTTTTACCTGAAGATTCCAGGTTCTTGTCTCATAAAGGAACATTTTTATGAATCGGGATCCATCCGTTCTGTATGGATCCAATTTGGTTCCATTCTCTTGATGTTGGAAGATGGAAAAAGGGAATCACCCAAAAACCTAGTATTTGCTTTGGAAACTTCAAAAGAAGCAGAATGGAAAAAATTTTTGGAATCCACTACCATCGTTTCGCGTACAGATTTTACATTGTATTTCCAAGACCCTGATGGGAATGGATTAGGTGTTAGTACCTACCCAGAAAAACTTCCCCTTCTTTAG